The sequence CACTGACCGTACTCGATTGCGCTTTGCGGATCGCTAACGACATCGATCGTTGCGCGATGACGTGACCAAACCCCCAGTTGCCGTTAATCAGGGCATGTGACGGAGATTCACGCTCGATCTCCATCGTGGCGTGAGGGTCAATCTGCCCGGCTTCTATGAAACCCATATACTGTGGAATGCGAATCACTCCGTGTGAATCGTGTCCTGCAAGATTGGCATCTACAAGGATTTCGCTAATAATCTGTGCTTCTTCGGCGGGGACATTTGCTGCTTCAAAAATGTCCGCCGCAATTTTACGCAACCGTTCGGGCGCTACATTCGGCATTTTGTATCTCCTGAAACTGTAGGTGTGTAGTATTATAAGGCAGGGGAGAACTTGAGTTACGATGGATAGCAATTTGCGTTAGTATACCATTCTTACCGAAAACTGTCACGATTATTTCTCAAAAGAGTAGGACTCAGATATTGAAAATCTAAGGAAATATAGGTTATAATCTTAGAGAGCGACATCAAGGCAATTTTTCGCACAAGATTTCCCCTCTATGCAACATTATATCAAACCCCTTGTGAGAAGGCAATAATTCATTATGTCAAAAGTCCAGCCTTTCGAATTTCTTAAAGAAACAAAAAAACAAATTGATGCACATATCTTTGATTTTCTGCCTAGCGCGCACGAGCACCCTGAAGTGCATCAGTTCTACCAAATGATGCTGGATTATCCACTTCGAGCGGGCAAAGGTTTGCGTCCAGCAATCTGTCTGCTCATCTGTGAGGCGTTCGGCGGAAACCCACAAAAGGCGATGAATACCGCTGCGGCACTTGAACTATTGCAAAACTGGGCATTGATCCACGATGATATTGAAGACGGGTCTGATCTGCGTCGCGGCGAGCCGTGCCTCCACCAGAAACATGGGATTCCGATTGCCATTAACGTGGGTGACGGGCTCCACTGTAAAATGTGGGAGATGCTGAACCGAAACGCGGATCTGCTCGGATATGAACTCGCGTTTGAGATTGTGTCGGAATTTGCACAACTCAGCAACAGCATTGTCGAAGGACAACACATTGAGTTGAGTTGGGTTGAGAATAACCGCTGGGATATAGCGGAAGCCGACTACTGGCTGATGTGTATCAGAAAGACAGCTTCGTACACCTGCATCACTCCCTGTCGCGTCGGGGCGCTCATTGCGGGAGCGTCCAAAAACCAGATGGATCTATTCTTCGAGATGGGTAAAAATCTTGGGGTTGCCTTCCAGATTCAGGATGATGTCCTCAACCTCATCGGTGAAGAGAAACTATATGGTAAGGAGATTGGGGGAGACATCAGCGAAGGAAAACGCACCCTTATCCTCATCCATCTCCTGAACACCTGCTCACAGACGGAAGCAAACCGTGTCACCGAAATTATGGGACAGCGACGTGAGGACAAACATCAGGACGAAATTCAAGAGGTGTTAGCACTAATGGAGCGATATAAATCAGTCCAATACGCCCAGCGACGTGCTAAAACGCTGGCACAGCAGGCATATACTCAGTTTAACCAGACATTTTCCTATTTACCAGAAACCCAAGCCAAGCATATCTTTCTACAACTGGTTCATTTTCTTATTGACCGAGAATATTAACCATAATCTATCTGCGTACTTCACATCATTGAAAGAGGTCTACAATCTATGAAAACACACGAACTCGAATCTACCGCCCAAGCCCTCGTGCCAGCAGGCAAAGGCATTCTCGCCGCGGACGAGGGAGATGCTACCATCAAGAGACGCTTCGATAGTATCAATGTCGAGTGCACTGAGGAAAACCGTCGTGCCTACCGTGAGATGTTGTTCACTACACCAGGCGCGGAAGAATTTATCAGTGGAGTCATCTTGTTTGAAGAGACTCTCCGTCAGGCGGCTCAGAACGGCACATCTTTTCCAGAACTGCTCGCGAACAAGGGAATCATACCCGGTATCAAAGCCGACACCGGTCCCAAAGATCTCGCTGCCTTCCCCGGCGAAACAGTGACGGAGGGGCTCGACGGACTGCGTGAACGCCTTACCGAATACCGGGAGCTAGGGGCGAGATTCGGCAAGTGGCGGGCCCCCATCAACGTTGACGATGGTCTCCCGACGCAATTTGGCATCGATGCCAATGCACACGCGCTTGCGCGGTATGCAGCTATATGCCAAGAGGTCGGACTTGTGCCCATCGTTGAACCAGAGATCCTTATGGAGGGAGCTCATACCATCGAACGTTGTGAGGAGATAACGGAAGCAACCCTGAAACGCGTCTATTTTGAACTCCATGCCCACCGTGTTGTTCTTGAGGGCACATTGCTTAAGCCGAACATGGTGCTTTCGGGAACCGACTGCCCGGTGCAAGCAGACGTCCAAGAGGTTGCCGAAGCAACCGTGCGCTGTTTCCGACGAGCCGTGCCCGCATCGGTGCCCGGAATAGTCTTCCTTTCCGGCGGTCAAAGTGCTAAACTAGCAACAGACCATCTTAACGCCATGAATGCCATCGGCAACTGTCCCTGGGAACTTAGCTTTTCCTACGGGCGGGCGTTGCAGGGACCAACGCTCGAAGCATGGGGTGAAAACCCTGCCAATCCTTCCAGAGCGCAGAAAGTTTTTTACCATAGAGCGAAGTGCAATAGCGCTGCGCGTTACGGCAAGTATACCCAGCAGATGGAAGCACTCGCAGCATAGCCACTGTTTCACAAGCGAGGGAAAAATGCTGACCGAAAATCAAGTCGAAGCATATANNNNNNNNNNNNNNNNNNNNNNNNNNNNNNNNNNNNNNNNNNNNNNNNNNNNNNNNNNNNNNNNNNNNNNNNNNNNNNNNNNNNNNNTATAAACAAGACGGCTATCTCAAGGTTGAGGGGCTCTTCGCGCAGGAAGCGGCTTAAAGAAGCGCCGTGAGGAACCTCGCTTGACATATTGTTAGCGTTTTCAAGACTAACTTTCAAGAAGGAGAGTGTATATGAGTACATTAGATCGGGTAACCGATGAGTATGTCACACAACTAGAGCAAGAGGGATGGTGCGTGATGGACGGTGTCATCCCCGCAGATGAGGTGGATGCCGTACGCGAAGAGGTAGAAACATCTGAGCCATCGTATAAAAAATTCAGCGAAGAACATGATCGATGGTCAAAAAACGTCATCGCCTTTTTTCCGTCCCTAGCACCCCACCTGTCTGACAAACGTTTTTTGAATGTCGTTAAAGCAATGTTAGGACCACAAGTGCGAATCTCCCAAACCGAGTACAAGATTCGGCCTCCACACTACGAGTTGAATCGTGCTTATCACTCAGACTTCCCCCACGACCTCAAACAACCGTGGCACGTAAGCCAACCTTTTCCCAAAACGGTGCTCGGTATCACAACGCTGTGGATGCTTACCCCTTTCTCTACCAGCAACGGTGGTACATGGGTAGTGCCCGGTACGCACGTAAGCCAAAAAAATCCGAGGGGCGAAAATGATGGGATCGATGAGTTCGCACCAATTCCGGGTGAATTGCAAGCAACCGGCGACGCCGGCAGCGTACTGATAATGGATAGTCGTATCTGGCACTCAAACGCAGCCAGTCCCAGCGAAAAGCCACGAACCGCAGTCGTCGTGCGCTATGCACCGTGGTGGCTCAATCTGGAGTTCTTCGGCGTCAATACAGCACCTATCCCCGCGGACGTTTTTGAGACGTTTCCGGAGGAGACAAAATTATTGTATGATCATCGGGTGGAAGGACGTGAAAGCAAGATATGGGCTTAGCAGGCATATGTAGGGTAGCAGCTGAACAAACCTGAAGAATTCGTGGGGTTATTGACACGCTTTCAAAAACGCCGCAAACAGATTCAGGGCTTCCGGATGGCGTTCCCACATCATTTCAGGGTGGCACTGCACGCCAAGGGCGAATCGGTGAGTTGGACTTTCAATCGCTTCGATGACGTTATCTTTCGCCTTGGCGGTTACGATAAAACCGTCGGGGACATCTCGCACCGCTTGGTGGTGGAAGGAATTGACGCGGGTAGTTGGACTGCCGAAAATCTGAAACAGACGGCTATCGGATAGAATGTCGATTGTATGGGACGCATACCAACCTGCGCCCGTTTGGGAGTGGCGCAAAGTTGGCTGCGGCATCTCGGCGGCAATATCTTGGTAGATTGTGCCGCCAGCCGCGACATTCAGCATCTGAATCCCGCGGCAAATTGCGAGAATCGGCAGGTCTTGGTCTAATGCTTTTTGAGTAAGCTGCAGTTCCATCTCATCGCGCACCCGGTCAACGCTGCCCATATTTTGATGCGGCTCCTGACCAAACAGTAATGGATCAATGTCACCACCGCCGGAGAGAACGAGCCCGTCGAGCACCTCCAAGTATCGGTCGATGCACTCCATATCTTCAACGTGTGGCACGAGGAGCGGGGTGCCACCAACGTATTCAATCGCACGAGCATAGTCGCACGCGATTATGTTACGTTCAAGGGCGTATATGGAGTCGCCGATAGGGCTTGCCGTTAAGCTGCAAGTGATACCGATAACTGGACGCATCTGCGATTCCTTTCTTTGATCGAATCATTCAAATCCAAACAATCAATACTAACTGAACGGTTACTACCTCACTCCAAGACAGGGAGTT is a genomic window of Candidatus Poribacteria bacterium containing:
- a CDS encoding polyprenyl synthetase family protein, yielding MSKVQPFEFLKETKKQIDAHIFDFLPSAHEHPEVHQFYQMMLDYPLRAGKGLRPAICLLICEAFGGNPQKAMNTAAALELLQNWALIHDDIEDGSDLRRGEPCLHQKHGIPIAINVGDGLHCKMWEMLNRNADLLGYELAFEIVSEFAQLSNSIVEGQHIELSWVENNRWDIAEADYWLMCIRKTASYTCITPCRVGALIAGASKNQMDLFFEMGKNLGVAFQIQDDVLNLIGEEKLYGKEIGGDISEGKRTLILIHLLNTCSQTEANRVTEIMGQRREDKHQDEIQEVLALMERYKSVQYAQRRAKTLAQQAYTQFNQTFSYLPETQAKHIFLQLVHFLIDREY
- a CDS encoding fructose-bisphosphate aldolase class I; the encoded protein is MKTHELESTAQALVPAGKGILAADEGDATIKRRFDSINVECTEENRRAYREMLFTTPGAEEFISGVILFEETLRQAAQNGTSFPELLANKGIIPGIKADTGPKDLAAFPGETVTEGLDGLRERLTEYRELGARFGKWRAPINVDDGLPTQFGIDANAHALARYAAICQEVGLVPIVEPEILMEGAHTIERCEEITEATLKRVYFELHAHRVVLEGTLLKPNMVLSGTDCPVQADVQEVAEATVRCFRRAVPASVPGIVFLSGGQSAKLATDHLNAMNAIGNCPWELSFSYGRALQGPTLEAWGENPANPSRAQKVFYHRAKCNSAARYGKYTQQMEALAA
- a CDS encoding phytanoyl-CoA dioxygenase family protein, whose translation is MSTLDRVTDEYVTQLEQEGWCVMDGVIPADEVDAVREEVETSEPSYKKFSEEHDRWSKNVIAFFPSLAPHLSDKRFLNVVKAMLGPQVRISQTEYKIRPPHYELNRAYHSDFPHDLKQPWHVSQPFPKTVLGITTLWMLTPFSTSNGGTWVVPGTHVSQKNPRGENDGIDEFAPIPGELQATGDAGSVLIMDSRIWHSNAASPSEKPRTAVVVRYAPWWLNLEFFGVNTAPIPADVFETFPEETKLLYDHRVEGRESKIWA
- a CDS encoding gamma-glutamyl-gamma-aminobutyrate hydrolase family protein; protein product: MRPVIGITCSLTASPIGDSIYALERNIIACDYARAIEYVGGTPLLVPHVEDMECIDRYLEVLDGLVLSGGGDIDPLLFGQEPHQNMGSVDRVRDEMELQLTQKALDQDLPILAICRGIQMLNVAAGGTIYQDIAAEMPQPTLRHSQTGAGWYASHTIDILSDSRLFQIFGSPTTRVNSFHHQAVRDVPDGFIVTAKAKDNVIEAIESPTHRFALGVQCHPEMMWERHPEALNLFAAFLKACQ